A window of Corythoichthys intestinalis isolate RoL2023-P3 chromosome 14, ASM3026506v1, whole genome shotgun sequence contains these coding sequences:
- the LOC130930091 gene encoding cytochrome b-c1 complex subunit 10 produces the protein MLSKVVGQKYVSIAKSWIPTLAIWGTVGGVAVVHFTDWRVVLDYVPYINGKFKKDN, from the exons ATGTTGAGTAAAGTCGTCGGACAAAAATATGTGTCTATTGCCAAGTCATG GATCCCAACACTTGCTATCTGGGGTACAGTCGGTGGCGTAGCTGTGGTCCATTTCACAGACTGGCGAGTCGTTTTGGACTATGTTCCCTACATCAACGGCAAGTTCAAGAAGGACAACTAG